The following proteins are encoded in a genomic region of Comamonas resistens:
- a CDS encoding ribonuclease HI family protein: MAFFMPPPKPIPPHHCCIHIDGSALPNPGPMSLGVLLQLPDGSRHTLSQNLHRSGCNNEAELRALMAALTLARDLGARSLTVRTDSQVLLEQLGPPTAKPARPIARLATLFEAARAQMQGFDELVLQWVPRHRNTEADALARMAHSAAALQS, encoded by the coding sequence GTGGCTTTTTTCATGCCGCCCCCCAAACCCATTCCCCCTCACCACTGCTGCATCCATATCGATGGCAGTGCCCTGCCCAACCCCGGCCCCATGAGCCTGGGCGTGTTGCTGCAGCTGCCCGACGGCAGCCGCCATACGCTGTCGCAGAATCTGCACCGCAGCGGCTGCAACAACGAAGCCGAGCTGCGGGCCCTGATGGCCGCCCTGACGCTGGCACGCGATCTCGGCGCGCGCAGCCTGACCGTGCGCACCGACTCCCAGGTGCTGCTGGAGCAGCTCGGCCCGCCCACGGCCAAGCCGGCGCGGCCCATCGCCCGGCTCGCCACGCTGTTCGAGGCCGCCCGTGCGCAGATGCAGGGCTTTGACGAGCTGGTGCTGCAATGGGTGCCCAGACACCGCAACACCGAGGCCGATGCGCTGGCACGCATGGCCCATTCGGCAGCCGCGCTTCAGTCCTGA
- the grxD gene encoding Grx4 family monothiol glutaredoxin, translating into MSNTQQRIDDLVKNNDILLFMKGNASFPQCGFSGRAIQILKACGVDAKSIATVNVLEDQEIRQGIKDYSQWPTIPQLYIKGEFIGGSDIMMEMYESGELQQVLAAK; encoded by the coding sequence ATGAGCAACACCCAACAACGCATCGACGACCTGGTCAAGAACAACGACATCCTGCTGTTCATGAAGGGCAACGCCAGCTTCCCTCAGTGCGGCTTCTCGGGCCGTGCCATCCAGATCCTCAAGGCCTGCGGCGTGGATGCCAAGTCCATCGCCACCGTGAACGTGCTGGAAGACCAGGAAATCCGCCAGGGCATCAAGGACTACAGCCAGTGGCCCACGATTCCCCAGCTCTACATCAAGGGCGAATTCATCGGTGGCTCGGACATCATGATGGAGATGTACGAATCGGGCGAGCTGCAGCAAGTGCTGGCCGCCAAGTAA